The Pelodiscus sinensis isolate JC-2024 chromosome 5, ASM4963464v1, whole genome shotgun sequence genome includes a region encoding these proteins:
- the LOC142829514 gene encoding growth-regulated alpha protein-like: MSLSRTFAPRSPLLPLLLLAACAALCRGAPLASELRCQCVQTMFDVIHPKRIARVELIPEGPHCGVPEVIATMKHGKRVCLEPTAPWVKLIITKILNSQSSKM, from the exons ATGAGTCTCTCCCGCACCTTCGCCCCTCGCAGCCCCCTGCTGCCGCTGTTGCTGCTGGCCGCCTGCGCCGCGCTGTGCCGTG ggGCGCCCCTGGCCAGCGAGCTGCGCTGCCAGTGCGTGCAGACCATGTTTGACGTGATCCACCCCAAGCGCATCGCCCGCGTGGAGCTGATCCCCGAGGGGCCCCACTGCGGGGTGCCCGAAGTGAT agccaccatGAAGCACGGCAAGAGAGTGTGTCTGGAGCCCACCGCGCCCTGGGTCAAGCTGATCATCACCAAGATCCTGAACAG TCAATCTAGCAAGATGTGA